From Streptomyces sp. NBC_01754, a single genomic window includes:
- a CDS encoding D-alanine--D-alanine ligase family protein, with translation MSSENLPQSPESPAGAGQSPASSGQSSEPRRRPRVAVVFGGRSSEHGISVVTAGAVMSAIDRTVYDVLPIGITRDGRWALTPDDPARMTIADRRVPDVDQLAEPASGPVTLSVDPGNRDVVVAEPGAVPTVLGQVDVVFPMLHGPYGEDGTLQGLLELSGVPYVGAGVLASAVGQDKEYMKRVFTSFGLPVGPYEVVRPREWETDRPATRKRIMEFAAEHGWPLFVKPARGGSSMGITKVDDASGLDEAIEEARRHDPKFLVESLLRGREIECGVLEFEDGPRASVPAEIPAVTTHDFYDFEAKYIDSAAGVVPAHLTEEQTAEVRRLAVDAFEAASCEGLVRADFFLTEDGTFVINEINTMPGFTPISMYPRMWQESGVSYPELVDRLIQAALNRSTGLR, from the coding sequence CTCCCCCAGAGCCCTGAGAGCCCCGCCGGAGCCGGACAGAGCCCCGCGAGCTCCGGACAGAGCTCCGAGCCGCGCCGCAGGCCGCGCGTGGCCGTCGTGTTCGGCGGCCGGAGCTCCGAACACGGCATCTCGGTCGTCACGGCCGGTGCCGTGATGAGCGCCATCGACCGGACCGTGTACGACGTCCTGCCGATCGGCATCACCCGGGACGGACGGTGGGCCCTCACCCCCGACGACCCGGCCCGCATGACCATCGCGGACCGGCGGGTCCCCGACGTCGACCAGCTCGCCGAGCCCGCGAGCGGGCCCGTGACGCTCTCCGTCGACCCCGGCAACCGCGACGTCGTCGTCGCCGAACCGGGCGCGGTGCCCACGGTGCTGGGCCAGGTCGACGTCGTCTTCCCCATGCTGCACGGCCCCTACGGCGAGGACGGCACCCTCCAGGGCCTCCTGGAGCTCTCCGGTGTGCCCTACGTCGGCGCCGGGGTCCTGGCCTCGGCCGTCGGCCAGGACAAGGAGTACATGAAGCGGGTGTTCACCTCCTTCGGGCTGCCGGTCGGCCCGTACGAGGTCGTCCGCCCCCGCGAGTGGGAGACGGACCGCCCCGCCACCCGCAAGCGCATCATGGAGTTCGCCGCCGAACACGGCTGGCCGCTCTTCGTCAAGCCCGCCCGCGGCGGCTCGTCCATGGGCATCACCAAGGTCGACGACGCCTCCGGCCTCGACGAGGCGATCGAGGAGGCGCGCCGCCACGACCCCAAGTTCCTGGTGGAGTCGCTGCTGCGGGGCCGCGAGATCGAGTGCGGCGTGCTGGAGTTCGAGGACGGTCCGCGCGCCAGCGTGCCCGCCGAGATCCCGGCGGTCACCACGCACGACTTCTACGACTTCGAGGCCAAGTACATCGACTCGGCGGCCGGTGTGGTCCCCGCGCACCTCACCGAGGAGCAGACCGCCGAGGTCCGCCGGCTCGCGGTCGACGCCTTCGAGGCCGCCTCCTGCGAGGGCCTGGTGCGCGCCGACTTCTTCCTCACCGAGGACGGCACGTTCGTCATCAACGAGATCAACACCATGCCCGGGTTCACCCCGATCTCCATGTACCCGCGGATGTGGCAGGAGAGCGGTGTCAGCTACCCGGAGCTGGTGGACCGGCTGATCCAGGCGGCGCTGAACCGGTCCACCGGACTGCGCTGA
- a CDS encoding DUF3515 domain-containing protein, which produces MTPIRRRSRPARLVPSAALAVLAAAGCSTGGGQPPVAVPTPPAGAAAYCEALRKELPETVDDLERTDPEPDSALTAGWGDGAIVLRCGVPRPAKMDDAQSKGIDADGVNWLLEQRDDAGPRFTTTYRKAYVEVTLGTGYAHDITPLSAFAGPVARTVPESL; this is translated from the coding sequence GTGACGCCTATCCGCCGCCGGTCCCGTCCCGCACGCCTCGTCCCGTCCGCCGCCCTGGCCGTCCTGGCCGCGGCGGGCTGTTCCACCGGTGGCGGGCAGCCCCCGGTCGCCGTCCCCACGCCACCGGCCGGGGCCGCCGCGTACTGCGAGGCGCTGCGGAAGGAGTTGCCGGAGACCGTCGACGACCTGGAACGGACCGACCCCGAACCGGACTCGGCACTGACCGCCGGCTGGGGGGACGGGGCGATCGTACTGCGCTGCGGCGTCCCCCGGCCCGCGAAGATGGACGACGCCCAGTCCAAGGGCATCGACGCGGACGGCGTCAACTGGCTGCTGGAGCAGCGGGACGACGCCGGTCCGCGGTTCACGACCACCTACCGCAAGGCGTATGTCGAGGTGACGCTCGGGACGGGCTACGCCCATGACATCACGCCGTTGTCGGCGTTCGCCGGCCCCGTCGCCCGGACGGTTCCCGAGAGCCTGTGA
- a CDS encoding Lrp/AsnC family transcriptional regulator yields MVQAYILIQTEVGRASTVAETIAKIPGVIQAEDVTGPYDVVVRAQSDTVDALGRMVVAKVQQVEGITRTLTCPIVHL; encoded by the coding sequence GTGGTACAGGCGTACATCCTCATTCAGACCGAGGTGGGCAGGGCGTCGACCGTCGCCGAGACCATCGCGAAGATTCCTGGGGTGATCCAGGCAGAAGACGTGACCGGCCCCTACGACGTGGTCGTGCGCGCCCAGTCCGACACGGTCGACGCGCTCGGCCGCATGGTGGTCGCCAAGGTCCAGCAGGTGGAAGGCATCACCCGGACCCTGACCTGCCCCATCGTCCACCTCTGA
- a CDS encoding thiamine-phosphate kinase: protein MKGTVGELGEFGLIRELTSRLTTTPAVRLGPGDDAAVVAAPDRRVVASTDILLEGRHFRRDWSTAYDVGRKAAAQNLADIAAMGAVPTALLLGLVVPADLPVTWAAELMDGLRDECQVAGAAVVGGDVVGGDTITVSITALGDLRHHEPVTRSGARPGDVVAVTGWLGWSAAGFAVLSRGFRSPRAFVEAHRRPEPPYHAGPAAAGLGATAMTDVSDGLVADLGHIAEASKVRIDLRSGLIDIPSQMSDIGQAVGVDPLQWVLTGGEDHAIVATFPPDVKLPARWRVIGEVLKPSVPPQVTVDGAPWTSKGGWDHFGSIEDAQ from the coding sequence GTGAAGGGAACCGTGGGGGAGTTGGGGGAGTTCGGGCTCATCAGAGAGCTCACCTCCCGGCTCACCACCACTCCGGCGGTACGGCTGGGACCCGGCGACGACGCCGCGGTCGTGGCCGCTCCCGACCGCAGGGTCGTGGCCAGTACGGACATCCTGCTGGAGGGCCGGCACTTCCGCCGCGACTGGTCGACGGCGTACGACGTCGGCCGCAAGGCGGCCGCACAGAACCTCGCCGACATCGCGGCCATGGGCGCGGTGCCCACCGCCCTGCTCCTCGGCCTCGTCGTCCCCGCCGACCTCCCGGTCACCTGGGCCGCCGAACTGATGGACGGACTGCGTGACGAATGCCAGGTGGCGGGCGCGGCCGTGGTCGGCGGCGACGTCGTCGGCGGCGACACGATCACCGTGTCCATCACCGCCCTGGGCGACCTGCGCCACCACGAACCCGTCACCCGGTCCGGCGCGCGGCCCGGCGACGTCGTGGCCGTCACCGGCTGGCTCGGCTGGTCCGCCGCCGGATTCGCCGTCCTCTCCCGGGGTTTCCGTTCCCCGCGGGCCTTCGTGGAGGCCCACCGGCGTCCCGAACCGCCGTACCACGCGGGCCCCGCGGCGGCCGGACTGGGCGCCACCGCCATGACCGACGTCAGCGACGGACTTGTCGCAGACCTCGGCCACATCGCCGAGGCCAGCAAGGTCCGGATCGATCTCCGGTCCGGGCTCATCGACATCCCCTCGCAGATGTCCGACATCGGCCAGGCCGTCGGCGTCGACCCGTTGCAGTGGGTGCTCACGGGGGGAGAGGACCACGCGATCGTGGCGACGTTCCCGCCGGACGTGAAACTCCCGGCCCGTTGGCGGGTGATCGGCGAGGTCCTCAAGCCCTCGGTGCCGCCCCAGGTCACGGTCGACGGGGCGCCGTGGACGAGCAAGGGCGGCTGGGACCATTTCGGGTCCATCGAGGACGCCCAGTAG